Proteins from one Aspergillus nidulans FGSC A4 chromosome VIII genomic window:
- a CDS encoding protein HGH1 (transcript_id=CADANIAT00001196), with translation METLRSDRLPIASDALTILVNLSGDKEILDKLATDDAFMETLLNKVTNNKEGNADGICMLFANLGKSENIKELLTLKRRTANPVSNSEYAIDQLMDCFVKGADGALNQHANYDYLSYLFADLSKLEEGRKYFTTRQDYDGVVPVTKLTVFTEHESTVRRRGVASTIKNVAFEIPFHPTLFSEDEANLLPYILLPIMGPEEYSEEDTANMLPDLQLLPPDKKRESDNGIIVTHLETLLLLTTTREGRDKLRAVNVYPVIRECHLRVDDDGVREACDRWVQVIMRDEEDEGNSSAGQNQDDDRKVVELF, from the exons ATGGAAACACTCAGATCAGACAGATTG CCTATTGCGAGCGATGCGTTAACAATTCTCGTCAACCTTTCTGGTGATAAGGAGATCCTAGATAAACTTGCTACTGATGATGCTTTTATGGAAACACTCCTCAACAAAGTGACT AATAACAAAGAGGGAAATGCCGATGGGATCTGTATGCTGTTTGCCAATCTTGGAAAATCCGAGAATATAAAAGAGCTATTGACGCTTAAACGTCGAACGGCCAATCCTGTCTCAAACTCCGAGTATGCAATTGACCAGTTGATGGATTGTTTCGTGAAAGGCGCCGACGGCGCACTCAACCAACACGCGAACTACGACTATCTATCTTATCTATTTGCCGACTTGTCGAAGCTAGAGGAGGGCCGCAAATATTTCACAACGAGACAGGATTATGATGGAGTCGTGCCTGTGACAAAACTCACCGTTTTCACGGAGCATGAGAGCACGGTCCGGAGGAGGGGTGTTGCATCGACCATAAAGAATGTTGCATTTGAAATACCATTTCATCCGACCCTCTTCTCTGAAGACGAGGCGAATCTTCTGCCTTACATACTTCTGCCAATTATGGGGCCGGAAGAGTATAGTGAAGAGGATACTGCAAATATGCTCCCAGACCTCCAGTTGCTGCCCCCCGacaagaagagagaaagcgATAATGGAATTATCGTTACTCATCTTGAGACGCTTTTATTGTTGACAACTACCCGGGAAGGACGCGATAAACTAAGGGCAGTGAACGTCTATCCCGTTATCCGAGAATGTCACCTCCGTGTTGACGACGACGGCGTTCGTGAGGCCTGTGATAGATGGGTCCAGGTCATTATGcgagacgaagaggatgaaggaaaCTCATCGGCAGGGCAGAATCAGGATGATGATAGAAAGGTCGTGGAATTGTTCTAG
- a CDS encoding tetrafunctional fatty acid synthase subunit FAS1 (transcript_id=CADANIAT00001195), with amino-acid sequence MYGTSTGPQTGINTPRSSQSLRPLILSHGSLEFSFLVPTSLHFHASQLKDTFTASLPEPTDELAQDDEPSSVAELVARYIGHVAHEVEEGEDDAHGTNQDVLKLALNEFERAFMRGNDVHAVAATLPGITAKKVLVVEAYYAGRAAAGRPTKPYDSALFRAASDEKARIYSVFGGQGNIEEYFDELREVYNTYTSFVDDLISSSAELLQSLSREPDANKLYPKGLNVMQWLREPDTQPDVDYLVSAPVSLPLIGLVQLAHFAVTCRVLGKEPGEILERFSGTTGHSQGIVTAAAIATATTWESFHKAVANALTMLFWIGLRSQQAYPRTSIAPSVLQDSIENGEGTPTPMLSIRDLPRTAVQEHIDMTNQHLPEDRHISISLVNSARNFVVTGPPLSLYGLNLRLRKVKAPTGLDQNRVPFTQRKVRFVNRFLPITAPFHSQYLYSAFDRIMEDLEDVEISPKSLTIPVYGTKTGDDLRAISDANVVPALVRMITHDPVNWEQTTAFPNATHIVDFGPGGISGLGVLTNRNKDGTGVRVILAGSMDGTNAEVGYKPELFDRDEHSVKYAIDWVKEYGPRLVKNATGQTFVDTKMSRLLGIPPIMVAGMTPTTVPWDFVAATMNAGYHIELAGGGYYNAKTMTEAITKIEKAIPPGRGITVNLIYVNPRAMGWQIPLIGKLRADGVPIEGLTIGAGVPSIEVANEYIETLGIKHIAFKPGSVDAIQQVINIAKANPKFPVILQWTGGRGGGHHSFEDFHQPILQMYSRIRRHENIILVAGSGFGGAEDTYPYLSGNWSSRFGYPPMPFDGCLFGSRMMTAKEAHTSKNAKQAIVDAPGLDDQDWEKTYKGAAGGVVTVLSEMGEPIHKLATRGVLFWHEMDQKIFKLDKAKRVPELKKQRDYIIKKLNDDFQKVWFGRNSAGETVDLEDMTYAEVVHRMVDLMYVKHEGRWIDDSLKKLTGDFIRRVEERFTTAEGQASLLQNYSELNVPYPAVDNILAAYPEAATQLINAQDVQHFLLLCQRRGQKPVPFVPSLDENFEYWFKKDSLWQSEDLEAVVGQDVGRTCILQGPMAAKFSTVIDEPVGDILNSIHQGHIKSLIKDMYNGDETTIPITEYFGGRLSEAQEDIEMDGLTISEDANKISYRLSSSAADLPEVNRWCRLLAGRSYSWRHALFSADVFVQGHRFQTNPLKRVLAPSTGMYVEIANPEDAPKTVISVREPYQSGKLVKTVDIKLNEKGQIALTLYEGRTAENGVVPLTFLFTYHPDTGYAPIREVMDSRNDRIKEFYYRIWFGNKDVPFDTPTTATFNGGRETITSQAVADFVHAVGNTGEAFVERPGKEVFAPMDFAIVAGWKAITKPIFPRTIDGDLLKLVHLSNGFKMVPGAQPLKVGDVLDTTAQINSIINEESGKIVEVCGTIRRDGKPIMHVTSQFLYRGAYTDFENTFQRKDEVPMQVHLASSRDVAILRSKEWFRLDMDDVELLGQTLTFRLQSLIRFKNKNVFSQVQTMGQVLLELPTKEVIQVASVDYEAGTSHGNPVIDYLQRNGTSIEQPVYFENPIPLSGKTPLVLRAPASNETYARVSGDYNPIHVSRVFSSYANLPGTITHGMYTSAAVRSLVETWAAENNIGRVRGFHVSLVDMVLPNDLITVRLQHVGMIAGRKIIKVEASNKETEDKVLLGEAEVEQPVTAYVFTGQGSQEQGMGMELYATSPVAKEVWDRADRHFIENYGLSIIDIVKNNPKELTVHFGGPRGKAIRQNYMSMTFETVNADGTIKSEKIFKEIDETTTSYTYRSPTGLLSATQFTQPALTLMEKASFEDMRSKGLVQRDSSFAGHSLGEYSALAALADVMPIESLVSVVFYRGLTMQVAVERDEQGRSNYSMCAVNPSRISKTFNEQALQYVVGNISEQTGWLLEIVNYNVANMQYVAAGDLRALDCLTNLLNYLKAQNIDIPALMQSMSLEDVKAHLVNIIHECVKQTEAKPKPINLERGFATIPLKGIDVPFHSTFLRSGVKPFRSFLLKKINKTTIDPSKLVGKYIPNVTARPFEITKEYFEDVYRLTNSPRIAHILANWEKYEEGTEGGSRHGGTTAASS; translated from the exons ATGTACGGAACGTCAACAGGTCCTCAGACTGGCATCAATACACCTCGTTCATCACAGTCATTGAGGCCGCTCATCTTATCTCATGGATCGCTTGAATTCTCGTTTCTTGTGCCAACATCGCTTCACTTCCATGCCTCGCAGCTGAAAGACACTTTCACAGCGTCACTACCAGAGCCCACAGACGAGCTCGCACAGGATGATGAGCCTTCGTCGGTAGCAGAGCTGGTTGCTCGGTACATCGGGCATGTTGCTCACGAAGTTGAAGAGGGTGAAGATGATGCCCACGGTACGAATCAAGACGTTCTCAAATTAGCTCTTAATGAATTTGAGCGGGCATTCATGCGCGGGAATGATGTCCACGCGGTTGCCGCCACCCTCCCTGGAATCACAGCCAAGAAAGTTCTGGTTGTTGAAGCTTATTATGCTGGGCGAGCAGCTGCCGGAAGGCCGACAAAGCCCTACGATTCCGCACTCTTCAGGGCTGCTTCGGATGAGAAGGCCAGGATCTACTCTGTTTTCGGAGGGCAGGGGAACATTGAGGAGTACTTTGACGAATTGAGAGAAGTTTACAATACCTACACATCCTTTGTGGATGACCTCATATCGTCATCCGCCGAGCTACTGCAGTCTCTTTCCCGCGAGCCAGACGCCAACAAACTGTATCCGAAGGGTCTAAATGTCATGCAGTGGCTCCGGGAACCAGACACTCAGCCCGATGTCGATTACCTTGTGTCAGCACCGGTCAGCCTGCCGTTGATCGGGCTAGTGCAGTTGGCGCATTTTGCGGTCACCTGTAGGGTGCTTGGGAAGGAACCGGGTGAAATTCTTGAGCGATTTAGTGGGACTACAGGTCATTCGCAGGGCATTGTTACCGCCGCTGCAATTGCTACAGCCACAACCTGGGAGAGCTTCCACAAAGCTGTTGCCAATGCATTAACGatgctcttctggattgGTCTGCGAAGCCAGCAGGCATACCCTCGAACATCAATCGCTCCATCCGTGTTACAAGACTCGATTGAGAATGGGGAAGGGACACCGACCCCTATGCTTTCAATTCGTGATCTACCGCGTACCGCCGTGCAGGAGCATATCGACATGACCAACCAGCATCTCCCGGAGGATAGACACATCTCAATCTCACTCGTCAACAGCGCGCGTAACTTTGTTGTTACTGGTCCCCCTCTCTCGCTTTATGGCCTTAACCTTCGTTtgcgcaaggtcaaggctcCCACCGGTCTGGACCAGAATCGCGTGCCGTTCACGCAGCGCAAAGTCCGCTTCGTCAACCGATTCCTCCCGATAACGGCACCTTTCCATAGCCAATACCTATACTCGGCATTTGATCGTATCatggaggatctggaggatgtcgagattTCACCGAAATCACTTACCATTCCAGTCTATGGTACCAAAACCGGCGATGATCTGAGGGCGATCAGCGATGCAAATGTCGTTCCTGCACTGGTTCGAATGATTACTCATGATCCTGTCAACTGGGAACAGACAACCGCTTTTCCAAATGCTACCCACATCGTTGACTTTGGTCCCGGAGGAATTTCAGGTCTTGGAGTTCTTACCAATCGCAACAAGGACGGCACCGGAGTTCGCGTCATACTCGCAGGATCTATGGATGGTACCAACGCTGAGGTCGGGTACAAGCCGGAACTGTTTGACCGCGATGAACATTCGGTGAAGTATGCCATCGATTGGGTCAAAGAATATGGACCACGCCTGGTGAAGAATGCTACAGGTCAAACCTTCGTCGACACCAAAATGAGCCGGTTATTGGGTATCCCGCCTATTATGGTTGCTGGAATGACACCAACCACCGTTCCATGGGACTTTGTTGCTGCAACGATGAACGCTGGCTACCATATCGAACTCGCTGGCGGAGGCTACTACAACGCTAAGACCATGACGGAGGCAATCACCAAGATTGAGAAGGCCATTCCTCCTGGTCGAGGTATTACCGTCAACCTGATCTACGTTAATCCGCGTGCCATGGGTTGGCAAATCCCCCTCATCGGCAAGCTTAGGGCCGACGGAGTGCCAATTGAGGGTCTTACTATTGGCGCAGGTGTCCCGTCTATCGAAGTGGCCAACGAGTACATTGAAACTCTCGGTATCAAGCACATTGCCTTCAAGCCTGGCTCCGTGGATGCAATTCAACAGGTCATCAATATTGCGAAGGCAAATCCTAAGTTTCCTGTGATTTTACAATGGACCGGTGGCCGTGGGGGTGGACATCACTCTTTTGAAGACTTCCATCAACCGATTCTGCAAATGTACAGCCGTATCCGGCGGCATGAAAACATCATTCTCGTCGCCGGTAGCGGATTCGGTGGAGCCGAAGATACGTATCCTTACCTTTCTGGGAACTGGTCGTCCCGCTTCGGATACCCCCCAATGCCTTTTGATGGGTGCTTATTTGGTAGCCGCATGATGACTGCCAAAGAAGCACACACTTCAAAGAATGCCAAACAAGCCATTGTGGATGCTCCTGGCCTTGACGACCAGGATTGGGAGAAAACTTACAAAGGCGCTGCCGGAGGAGTCGTCACTGTCCTCTCGGAAATGGGTGAGCCCATCCACAAACTGGCTACGCGCGGTGTTCTGTTCTGGCATGAGATGGATCAAAAGATTTTCAAGTTGGACAAAGCAAAGCGTGTGCCGGAGTTAAAGAAACAACGGGATTATATTATCAAGAAGCTCAATGACGACTTCCAGAAGGTTTGGTTCGGACGCAACTCCGCTGGAGAGACCGTTGATCTCGAAGATATGACGTACGCAGAGGTCGTTCATCGCATGGTGGATCTGATGTATGTCAAGCATGAGGGCCGGTGGATAGACGAttccttgaagaagttgacggGTGATTTCATCCGTCGGGTGGAGGAACGTTTTACTACCGCTGAAGGGCAAGCATCGCTCCTTCAGAACTATTCGGAGCTTAATGTTCCTTATCCCGCCGTTGACAATATTCTCGCCGCCTATCCTGAAGCGGCAACCCAGCTTATAAACGCCCAGGATGTCCAGCATTTCCTTCTACTCTGTCAACGTCGTGGGCAAAAGCCTGTTCCATTTGTTCCCTCGTTGGATGAAAACTTCGAATACTGGTTTAAGAAGGATTCGTTGTGGCAAAGCGAGGATTTGGAAGCAGTGGTGGGTCAGGATGTCGGAAGGACCTGTATTTTGCAAGGTCCAATGGCCGCCAAGTTCTCAACGGTAATTGACGAGCCGGTTGGGGATATTCTCAACTCTATTCACCAGGGACATATTAAAAGCCTCATTAAAGACATGTACAACGGCGACGAAACGACCATTCCGATCACCGAATACTTCGGAGGGCGACTGAGCGAGGCGCAGGAGGACATTGAAATGGATGGCCTTACCATATCAGAGGACGCAAACAAAATCAGCTACCGGttgtcctcgtccgcagcAGATCTGCCAGAGGTTAACCGCTGGTGTCGTCTTCTTGCAGGCCGTTCATATTCGTGGAGACATGCTTTGTTTTCGGCAGATGTGTTTGTCCAAGGTCACCGCTTCCAAACAAACCCCTTGAAGCGTGTACTCGCGCCGAGCACCGGCATGTATGTGGAGATTGCGAATCCTGAGGATGCCCCGAAAACTGTTATCAGCGTCAGAGAACCATACCAGTCCGGTAAACTCGTTAAGACGGTTGATATCAAATTAAACGAGAAGGGCCAAATTGCGCTTACTCTATATGAGGGAAGAACTGCCGAGAACGGAGTGGTTCCTCTGACTTTCTTGTTTACCTATCACCCGGATACCGGCTATGCGCCCATCAGAGAGGTCATGGACAGTCGCAACGACCGCATTAAGGAATTCTATTATCGTATCTGGTTCGGAAACAAGGATGTTCCATTTGATACACCAACGACGGCCACGTTCAATGGAGGTCGTGAAACTATCACGTCGCAGGCTGTTGCCGATTTCGTTCACGCTGTCGGTAACACTGGAGAAGCGTTCGTCGAACGTCCTGGGAAAGAAGTGTTTGCGCCCATGGACTTTGCCATCGTAGCAGGATGGAAAGCTATCACTAAACCCATCTTCCCTCGGACCATTGACGGAGATTTGCTGAAGCTAGTTCACCTTTCTAACGGGTTCAAGATGGTTCCTGGTGCCCAACCGCTCAAGGTGGGAGACGTTCTAGATACCACCGCACAGatcaactccatcatcaACGAAGAGTCTGGGAAGATTGTTGAAGTTTGCGGTACTATCAGAAGGGATGGCAAGCCCATAATGCATGTCACTAGCCAGTTCCTTTACCGGGGAGCATACACAGACTTCGAAAATACCTTTCAGCGTAAGGATGAAGTTCCAATGCAGGTTCACCTTGCGTCTAGCCGAGATGTGGCCATTCTTCGATCCAAAGAATGGTTCCGCCTTGACATGGACGACGTTGAGTTGTTGGGTCAGACCCTGACCTTCCGTCTCCAAAGTCTGATCAGgttcaagaacaagaatGTTTTCAGTCAGGTGCAAACTATGGGCCAAGTCCTTCTCGAACTTCCCACCAAAGAAGTGATACAGGTTGCTTCGGTCGACTACGAGGCTGGCACGTCTCATGGAAACCCTGTGATTGACTATCTTCAACGGAACGGAACTTCCATTGAGCAGCCTGTCTACTTCGAAAACCCTATACCTCTCAGCGGGAAAACGCCTCTAGTCCTCCGTGCTCCTGCATCCAACGAAACTTACGCTAGGGTCTCTGGAGACTACAACCCTATTCACGTGTCTCGGGTTTTCTCCAGCTACGCCAACTTGCCCGGTACAATCACCCATGGAATGTACACGAGCGCTGCGGTTCGCAGTCTCGTCGAAACCTGGGCGGCCGAAAACAATATTGGCCGCGTTCGAGGCTTTCATGTATCTCTTGTAGACATGGTTCTTCCAAACGACCTAATCACTGTCAGGCTGCAACATGTCGGTATGATTGCCGGTCGCAAAATCATTAAGGTCGAGGCCAGCAATAAGGAGACAGAGGATAAGGTTTTGTTGGGTGAAGCAGAGGTTGAGCAACCAGTTACTGCATACGTCTTCACTGGTCAAGGATCCCAGGAACAAGGAATGGGAATGGAACTCTATGCTACTAGCCCAGTTGCCAAAGAGGTTTGGGACCGGGCAGACCGTCATTTCATTGAGAACTATGGCCTGTCCATCATTGACATTGTCAAGAATAACCCGAAGGAACTCACGGTTCACTTTGGCGGACCTCGCGGCAAAGCAATCCGTCAAAACTACATGTCCATGACCTTTGAAACTGTCAACGCTGATGGAACTATTAAGTCTGAGAAGATTTTCAAAGAGATTGATGAGACTACGACATCTTACACGTACCGCTCTCCGACGGGCCTTCTTTCCGCTACTCAATTCACCCAACCTGCTTTGACGTTGATGGAGAAAGCAAGCTTCGAAGACATGCGCTCAAAGGGTCTTGTTCAGAGAGACAGCAGCTTTGCCGGCCACTCCTTGGGTGAATATTCCGCCCTCGCCGCCCTTGCTGATGTTATGCCCATCGAAAGTTTAGTCTCAGTTGTCTTTTATCGCGGCTTGACAATGCAAGTTGCTGTTGAACGAGACGAACAGGGTCGTTCGAATTATTCGATGTGTGCCGTTAATCCCAGCCGAATCTCCAAAACTTTTAACGAACAGGCTCTTCAGTATGTCGTTGGGAACATCTCCGAGCAAACAGGCTGGCTCTTGGAAATTGTCAACTACAATGTCGCAAACATGCAATATGTTGCGGCTGGTGAT CTTCGGGCACTTGACTGTCTCACCAACCTGCTGAATTACCTCAAAGCGCAAAATATTGACATTCCGGCTCTTATGCAGAGCATGTCCTTGGAAGACGTGAAGGCTCACCTTGTCAACATCATTCATGAATGCGTGAAGCAAACCGAGGCGAAGCCCAAGCCCATTAACCTTGAGCGTGGATTTGCTACAATTCCTCTGAAGGGAATCGACGTACCCTTCCACAGTACTTTCCTTCGTTCTGGTGTGAAGCCGTTCCGATCCTTCTTGctcaagaagatcaacaagaCAACGATCGATCCAAGCAAACTGGTTGGGAAGTACATACCCAATGTGACGGCCCGACCGTTCGAGATCACCAAGGAATACTTCGAGGACGTATACCGGCTCACGAACTCTCCCAGGATCGCTCATATCCTAGCAAATTGGGAAAAGTATGAAGAAGGAACTGAGGGAGGTTCCCGCCATGGCGGTACTACTGCGGCTTCATCCTGA